The Alnus glutinosa chromosome 1, dhAlnGlut1.1, whole genome shotgun sequence region atatatatatatatatatatatatatatatatatatatatatatatattttgtaagtgcaaacacaaacacaaacacaaacacaaactctAACCCgactctaagtgtatgtactatacatagtgctaaaccctaagccctataacatatatgttttagggtttatataaaccataaccaaaaaacaaacctataaaactaaaccctaactctaaaacTAACCcgtaaaacaaaataataaaccctaaccctaatactaaatcttaaaccctaaccataagtatatatactgtatatataaataatttcacGTGAATACTGTATATAACGTATATTCGTATTTAGCCACTTCACAAACTGTATAATATAATAcacaaaaatgaacaaaattatatatatacgtacgcatattatatatagcacaaatataAGGTTATGGtggtatataaatattatatgtacaaaataaggaaataaaCCCTTAAACCTTAAGTACACTATATACATATAGCACAtagccctaaaacctaaccctaagtgtatataatatatatagccataaaccctggtcgcatatatatatatatatatatatatatatatagcacaaataatAGGGTTAAGATATATACGAGTCATTATACATGTATATAGTTTTTAAACCGCTTACATGAATtatacatgtatataatattaattataggttttgtattttttttatagatttctCCTTTATACAAATCTAAGGTTATGGtggtatataaatattatatgtacaaTATAAGGAACTAAACTCTCAAACCCTAAGTACACTATTTACATATAGTGATATAGTACAtagccctaaaacctaaccctaagtgtatataatatatatagctataaaccctaaaacctaaccctaattaagtatatatactatatatagctataagtcctaaactctaaccctaattaagtgtatatactatatatagcacataatcctaaaacataaccataattaagtgtgttggtacagtttccgataCGGTGAcgttgccttcctcgatgttcattctcctcgtaatctgcaaaataacaaacggctcgtcgggggtgccgaccggacccccactccgatgcctaagtcagttcaaacttattttctggagaatatcaataatctcaagagttcagagaatctACTTCCTTctttaatacctggcgtagtagtcttatttataggctcacagttcacaatTATAAAACTACTAGAGTGCTTGgaacataatctaattaggagtctgagtcctagatcacatagtcttgagtcttatcttcatagaattcaaattgggtagtagagttcaaactggatatgacactctctttagctaatgtcatgcTATTAGGtatcttatcccatatttgatgggatagaagtctatcttgatatattcgggatatacgtctttttagaaataacgaatggtcttataaattgggtataatcttgctgggccgacccgatgggctcggcccacatgtctttggagctaattatttctccaacaaagtgtatatattatatatagccataaaccctaaaacctaaccctaattaagtgtatatattgtatatagccataaaccctaaaacataacactaattaagtgtatatactatatatagccataaaccctaaccctaaccctaattaagtgtatatacttatatagtcataaaccctaattaaatgtatgtactatatatagcacataatcctaaaacataaccctaattaagtgtatatattatatatagccataaaccctaaaacataaccctaattaagtgtatatactatatatagccataaaccttaaaacctaaccttaaataagtgtatatactatatatagcacataatcctaaaacataaccttattaaatatatatactatatatagccataaaccctaaaacctaaccctaattaagtgtatatattgtatatagccataaaccctaaaacctaaccctaattaagtgtatatactgtatataaccataaaccttaaaaCATAATACTAATTAAGTgtacatactatatatagccataaaccttaaccctaattaagtgtatatactatacatagtcataaaccctaaaacctaactttaattaagtgtatatactatacatagccataataataatacgatttttttttttaattctaaaaaaaaaaatacatcaaagGATTTATATGCATTGTGTATAAaacgagtcattatgcatgtatatagtagtattatttgtttttttttaaatatatatatatatatttgggggaaaaaataaattaaaaaaatactacagttggccacgtggcatATGGAACAAGTGGACATGTGGACACGTGTAGAAATACACATGGCGGACTATAGTCACGTGTATTTGAGACACGCAGCAACATGGTCGCGTCCCATCATTGCACGTGTCTAGATGGCCGCGTGTAAGTGTTACACGCGGCCATCTGGACAAGtttaataaatacacgtgtccatatggACATGTctataaatacacgtgtccacatGTCTCCCCGTTACATCTGGCCACGTTGTCATTAAGACATGTGGCTATCTGGCCACATGGCTACAATAGCCtctactgtagccacgtggcgaatgtcatctttttttgtagtgcacaACCCCACAATGGCTCAATCTTCTCCCAACTAGCCATGACTTAAATGGCCAAAAGCCACCTCCTTTGGGAAGGGTGGCTCCACTTCCTTTATCCACCCCCTTTACCATAGGGCGGTACGAGACACCCCTTAACAAAAGAGGTGGCTCCAACCTCTTTGATTAGCCACCCTCTAAGCCATGGGTGGATGGGCCATGCCACCTACAATCATAGctctttttgtgtttgttttttcttaaaaaaaagaaaaaaaagaaaaaaaaaagaattatctaAGAagcataattgtattttagcACTTATTTCAATTATCTATTTAAAAGAAAAGCTAGGCTGATCGATAGGTCAGGTCTTGAATTTAGAATGCGCCCAAATTTAAGTctcaaatatataaaatttaaaaatgaaaatgtaaagtaaaaatggtatatatatatatggtattgtaTTCTGCAATGAACTCATTCAAAGTCATGATCTTAGAATTGAATAATGGAATTTGTGTCAAACACTTggtttaatttgcaagcttatTGGTGAATATTTCCTACTTTGCATATATTATTGCATCATTCTACGTGTTTAATTATATAGTAGCTTGAACTGATCCCTTCAACCTTGGTccttaattgtatatatatgacAACCACTACTGATCAGTTGCAATAACAATATTATATGTATTAATTGTTTCATGAGATTGAGGAAATAAACTTGTATACGTTTGTAATCAAGTCTGCCTAATTTTCAACCTTATAATATTCGATTTTTGGTGCAGTACTGGTTTTAGTTTgacgtctatatatatatgcatggagGTTCCTAACTTTGAATTGAAGTAGTGCTAGCCACTTCCCCTTATGCTGTACGCTTGtcaaaattaattaaggttgcttttcaaatttctttcgtgtacgtacgtacgtacgggAGCTCCGATCCGGTACGTGGTTGGGAAATAATTGGGTAAGGTAGAATATTTCCTTGGAATTCCTAATCCAGGACCACTTCAGGATATACGAATGACAAAAAAAGATGTATAGCATATGTATCTCTAGTGTTTGGAATAATTCCACTCAGTTCCGAATAATTCTGTTCAGTTCCGCCCATCAAAAGAATCATGAGCATTCGGATTAGTACCGGCATAAGGAGGAAACAGTAGGACTCCTAGAAAGTCCTATTCTAGGAGATAAACATTAAGCAATCAAAACAGCAGCACTCCCGAAAAGTcatagagtaatgtttcttacacaatttttgtacaacttttacacaactctaacaactttcttttaaaatcagccattgaatatttaggacccacatgttgaaaaacaaatccaatggttaatcataacaaaaagtagttagagttgtgcaaaagttgtgagagagttgtgtaagaaacattactcaaagTCATATCCTGAGAGAGGTTTGATTCCTATACTTCACCGGTATAACAATTGTACAACAGCTCCTCACATGGGAGTGGGCCCTACACACTGGGCTccacccccatgtgagaggttgttgtgtaattgttatggtggtgttgtaaattcatcattttcctCCTGAGAGTGAGACACTAATTAAGCAGCTATTCTCAGGAATACGTGACAAGAGATAAATCCAAATTGGGTCCCGAGAATGCAGACATTCCGAGACCAAAAGTCAACTTAACTAGCCAAGGCCCAAGACAAGCATACCCCAAGAACTCAGGTATCAGTCATTCCAAAAAATCAGGATTAGAACTCTACTACTAGTTGAATTGAAGTAGGAGTCATAATCCAAGTCCAATTATAGTCTAATCAACAGTCATATTCCTGGTAGAACTGGGATAGGATTCTTAGTCCAAATCTGATTCCAGATTTTTCGGGATCAAATCATATGTCTATGAAATTATCAAAGTCCAAGTAAAACTCTGACAGCACTCTTAGATCAAGAATGAATAGGAAGCCTAATTCATGTTGACATCTGCCTCTTTGCCTATTATAAATAAGCATATAatataccccaggtataaattAAACTCAGATTGAATTCTTGTGTATTTGGTATAATTTtcttacagaagctaatttaaGTATCGGACCGAGACTCCCGAAAACTATACCAAcatctagaaaaagaaaaatacagtTTAATTAGTCTCatgtattcttttctttattttatttttatacattaTATCAAAGCCAGTTCCCATATATCGTCGGACTTGTGGGCTATGGGCCCATGCTCCAATTCTAATTAAGCTACACGTACATCAcaaattaaacatattaatgGAACAAGCAAAATATATAGTCCTGCCAAACGCATAAGAAAATTATCAACAACATGGGAATTAAGGTCAATTATTACGTAATTAAGATCGCAATCCAGGCCACCACTTCATTGTCAAGAACATTTCCTAATTATTCTAAATTAAGCTTTTCATGTGCACCACAAATTAACCCtccaaaagaaaattcaatcagaaaaagaaatattgctAGCATATATTATGATCAAACCCTCCTattaataaattacaaattaattaaacacaaattAGCTAGCCTactatatattttctttacaaTCATTGCTTTTTCTAAAGATTTTGTAATATTACGTACGTGCTCGATCTACATGATTGAGCAGGCGTTTGGGTTGTCATCACTGAACATAGTGGTGTAGCCGTCATCCACGGTGGTCTCCTTAATCGTGGCAGTGTTGGGAACGCTCCTGACCATATTAGGCGGTGCCTTCTTGTCATATGCCTGAGAAACATAAGGATGAGCCACCAGTGTGTATGGAACATAAGGCCACATCTCCACCTTTTTCCTCGTTGACTGAGCCGCCTTCAACACCTTCTTTGCCTCAACGTAACCCGTCACCGTCACCTTCTGCTGTTTCATGTCCACGTCCACAGATTTAGCCCCTGCAtgccaaaaaacaaaatgatgaaaaattagaaacaaattaattaactgcAAAACAATAGAGAGATGAAGAGGAAacgtatatgtatatatatatatatatatatacctttcaCCCCAGAGAGTACTTTCTTGACCTTACGCTCACAGCCTTCACAGTCCATCCTGACTTTGAGAGCTACAGTTTgtatttgcttcttcttcttgcctTTTCTGGCTCTGCTTAGTAAATCAGACAAGTATTCCAGAGTTCCTGCCACTCCCatttttttctgtttctatGGGTGGTTTTGTCTTAGCTAGACAAGCTTGCTTCTTCAAGGGGAGatgatatataatataaagcAGGTTGAAATGCAAAAGGTTAAAAGATATGCTTGAGATTTGAAGAGGCCGGTTaaactaaaagaagaaaacaaaacaagagggaatagTTTAAAGTTTAGACGAAAGAGGAGCACTAGTTCAAagttctttttgtttaaaaggGACGGGAAATAAATGCATGTGAAGAGAAAGGATGAGCAATGACAAGTGATCACTGGGGGTACTccatgtatatatttatatatagctaGGCAGTGCCCTAGCTAACAGATTGGTCAATGAAAAATATTCAAGGAGTGGGcacgaaaaattaaataaatgaggaaataaacatataaaatggGATGTCCTAGAATCTCCACGAAGCTTCACTTAATTCTAGACCTGTGAATTCCCTTCTTACTTTGtaagaaataattaaagaagacaaaaacctgaaagaaaaaaagctgCAAAGGTTTCCCTTTTAACCCCTTTAGGCCTTGGCTCTTAGCCTCTTAATTTCTTATGATCTGTAAGACTGTAAATCATATGGATAACACTTTACAACTTcctcttcttatatatataggcatttCATAATAATTATGTCCTAGCTTAATTGAAGAGAAGGTTTTGATACCCATCAAGAAAGCATCAAAGAGCTTTTAAGTCGACTTGGTTTTGCCTCCAAAAGTCCATTTCGAAAGAGAGTTCAATGCTTTGGGAACACGGAAGGTGAAAGTAAACAGCAGTTCAGTTTGAGAGCTATGGTTGTGGTCTGTGGAAAGAGATTCGTCAAAAGTttgaaacataaaataaaaaagtagtctataattaaataaatgcaCAATAGTAGGGGTGGGATGGATTTGGCATGGAATAATTAATCAGCTGCCGCGCAGCAAGTGATCATCCAGGTGACACTTGGATAGGAAGAAATCGAATGGCAGAAACCGGAGTCAGGTGGCAACAAATATTCTATCGGGGCAGGTGCATGGTTGCTTCAACCTGTTGACATGGGTCTCGTTCGCTGAATCGCCGCCAATACAAAAGGGACGTTGTTCCATTTGTTTCAAACTTATGGGTGATTGGGAGTAAAAAAGGTCGTATGATGGGGCGGTGGGACtgttgagaaaaattaaaaagaataaaaaaggaagataaagaagaagaaaaaaagaataaacaaagcCGCAGATGGGGTAGGCGGCTGTGCCAGGTGGCTGAAAGCTAGAACATGAGTATTTTAGGGTGCGTttataacactacaaaaatcacaacaattggacgcgtgtctacagtactcggtactgtagacacgcgtccaattagacacgtgtatattaatacacgtgtctaattgtaccgtgtccacaattggacacgcgtattaaatacgcgtgtccaattggacacgcgtatttaatacgcgtgtcaaactgttatttttttttaaatataatttttttaattaaataaaatttcaacaattggacacgcgtatttaatacgcgtgtccaattggacgcgtgtatttaatacgcgtgtccaattggacacgtgtatttaatacacgtgtcaaactgtcattttttccaaatataatttttttttaattaaatagaatttcaacaattggacacgtgtatttaatacacgtgtccaattggacgcgtgtatttaatacgcgtgtccaattggacacgtgtattaaatacacgtgtcaaactgttatttttttccaaatataatttttttaaaattaaatagaatttaaacaattggacacgcatatttaatacgcgtgtcaaactgttatttttttcaaatataatttttttttaattaaatagaattttaacaattagggacgtgtatttaaatacacgtcccagattgggcacgtgtactgagtacacgtgcccaattgtttGGTTTCTCCCGgttaaaagtttatttttcccgcttatatatatatatatatatatatatatatatatatatatatatatatatatatatatatgtacatacagATCGGAACCGAAATGGGTTCCGAtctgaattctctctctctctctccctctctctctctctctctctctctctctctctctctctctctctctctctctctctctctctctctctctctctctctctctctctctccctctccgtcacagtTTCGCCGGCCAACGTCCGGCCACCGCGCAtcagcccttcccgccggtgagacgccctctctccacctctctctgctcggtacagtattctcggtctctctctctctacctctctctctctctctctctctccctctccgtcacagccgcagcggccagcttccggccaccgcgcatccgcccttcccgccggtgagccgccctctctccagctctctctgctcggtctctctctctatcgctctcttcctctctatctctttctctctctcttcctctctatctctttctcctctctctctacctctctctctctctgtgtatctctccctatctctctctgcctctctctcagtatctctatgtctctctctctactctctctccctatctctctctgcctccctctctctctctactctctctccctatctctctctgcctccctctctctctggatctctacgtctctctctcgaaaataataaaatttggaaaaaaaaaaacaaaaatttattaacccaaataaatttaaataaacaataacaaaattaaattgaaaaaaaattccaaatttaagttttaaaaattcaatttggtttttttttttta contains the following coding sequences:
- the LOC133867567 gene encoding heavy metal-associated isoprenylated plant protein 24 translates to MGVAGTLEYLSDLLSRARKGKKKKQIQTVALKVRMDCEGCERKVKKVLSGVKGAKSVDVDMKQQKVTVTGYVEAKKVLKAAQSTRKKVEMWPYVPYTLVAHPYVSQAYDKKAPPNMVRSVPNTATIKETTVDDGYTTMFSDDNPNACSIM